In Cystobacter fuscus DSM 2262, the genomic window TGGCGCGCAACACCCTGGATTACGGGGGGGGAGGCAACGTCACCCTGCAACAGGTCCAGGATGGAATCCGGCGCGGTCTGCGGTTGTCTTTCGAAGACCAAGGGCCAGGGATTCCCGATATCGAACTGGCGCTGCGTGATGGCTACACGTCGGGAGGCGGAATGGGACTCGGGTTGGGTGGCTCCAAGCGGCTGGTGAACGACTTCGAGATCGTCAGCAAGGTAGGGGAGGGCACACGGGTCACGGTGACGAGATGGAAGTGAGCACCACGGCGCTTCCCGTCACGGAGAGCAGCCAGGCGGGACACGCCCGCCGGACCGCCGCCGCGCTCGCTTCCAAGCTGGGCTTCAACGAGGAGGCCCAGGGCAAGGTGGCGCTCGTGGCGAGTGAGGCGGCCAAGAACCTCGTCGCCCATGCGCGCGAGGGACAGCTCCTCTTGCGCGCCCTGCATGCCGGCTCCCACGTGGGCGTGGAACTGCTCGCGCTCGACAAGGGGCCCGGCATGGCGGACGTGGACCGCTGCATGCGCGATGGCTACACGACCGCTGGCACGGGCGGCTCGGGACTGGGCGCCATCCGGCGCATGTCCACCGTCTTCGACATCTACTCCCAGCCAGGCGCGGGCACGGCGCTGCTCGCCCAGCTGTGGCTGAGCAAGCCGCCGCGCTCCGAGGTGGAAGTGGGCGCGGTGTGCGTGCCCATGGCGGGCGAGGAGGTATGCGGGGATGCCTGGAGCCTGGACACCAAGGACGGCCGCTCCGTGCTCCTCGTCGCGGATGGTCTCGGCCATGGGCCCGAGGCGGCCCGTGCCTCGCGCGCGGCCGTGGTGTCCTTCCTCGAGCAGGGCACCCCGGACGTGACCGCGTTGCTCAAGGGCGCCCATGGGGAGCTGCGCAGCACCCGGGGCGCGGCGGTGGCGCTGACCTCCCTGCGTCCCGGGGACGCGCGGCTCGACTTCGCCGGGGTGGGCAACATCGCCGCCTCCGTGCTCTCCCCCCAGGGAGGCATGCAGCGCATGGTGTCCATGAATGGAACGTTGGGCCACCAGATGCACCGCGTGCAGTCGTTCTCCTATACGTGGAGCCCGGACTCGGTCCTGGTGATGTGCTCGGACGGTCTGCTCACCCAGTGGCGGGTGGATGGCTCCCCCGGGCTGCTCCACCGGCATCCCTCCCTGGTGGCGGGCGTGCTCTACCGGGATTTCTCCCGGGGACGGGACGACGTGACGGTGCTGGTGGCTCGAGAAGCCCCGCGGAGCAACCTCCCTTGAGCCTCTCCCTCTTTCAATCCGAGCTGCGCACCGGGCAGGATGTGGTGAATACCCGGCAGCGGGGCCGCCATATCGCCCAGGTGCTCGGCTTCGAGGGGCAGGATCAGGTGCGTATCGCCACGGCCATCTCCGAGGTGGCCCGGCTCGCGGCCTCCCAGGCCAACGGCCATATCGAGTTCCTCCTGGAGGAGTCGCAGTCGCCCGCCCTGCTCGTGCTCGTCCGGGCTCCCTCGTCCACCGAGGGGCTCGTGTCGGGAGTGCCCCCGGCGGCGCCACGGCCCGGTCCCGCGCTCGCCCCCGCGCAGCGCTTGATGGATCGGGTGTCCTTGCGCATGGAGGGGGAGGGCTGGCTGGTGCTGGAGCTGGCCCATCGCCTGCCGCGTGCCGCGCCTCCCGCGCTCGTGTTGCAGTCGCTGCGCTCCGAGCTGGAGCGGCAGCGGCGCTCCAACGCCGTGGACGAGCTGTCGCGGCAGAACGAGGAGCTCTTGCGCACGCTGGAGGAGCTCCACGCGCGCAAGGCCGAGGTGGATCGGCTCAACCGGGAGCTGGAGGAGACCAACCGTGGCGTCGTGGCGCTCTACGCCGAGCTGGAGGAGAAGGCCGAGGCGCTGCGCCGCGCGTCGGACATGAAGACGCGCTTCATCTCCAACGTGAGCCACGAGCTGCGCACGCCCATCAGCTCCGTCGTCAACCTGTCGCGGCTGCTGCTGGACCGGCTGGACGGGCCGCTCAACGACGAGCAGGAAAAGCAGGTCACCTTCATCCGCAAGTCCGGCGAGGCCCTGCAGGAGCTCATCGACGACCTGCTCGACCTGGCGAAGATCGAGTCCGGCCGCTCGGAGGTTCTCCCCACGCGCTTCTCCGTGGGGGAGCTGTTCGGCTCGCTGCGCGGGATGCTGCGCCCCCTGAAGGTGAACGAGGGCGTGGCGCTCGTCTTCGACGAGCCCAAGGGCCTGCCGGAGCTGCACACCGACGAGCGCAAGCTGTCGCAGATCCTCCGCAACCTCATCTCCAATGCCCTCAAGTTCACCCCGCGGGGCGAGGTGCGGGTGTCGGCGGCGCCAGGTCCTCGCGGCACCGTGGAGTTCTCGGTGAGCGACACCGGCGTGGGCATCGCGCCCGAGGACCAGGAGCGCATCTTCGAGGAGTTCGTGCAGGTGGAGGGCCCGCACCAGCAGGGCGTCAAGGGCACGGGGCTCGGTCTGCCCCTGTCGCGGCGTCTGGCGGAGCTGTTGGGGGGCTCGCTCCTCGTGGAGAGCCAGAAGGGCCAGGGCAGCACCTTCCGGGCCTGGGTGGCGCTCGACTACACCCAGCGGCAGAAGCCCCTGGGGGATGACGAGCCGGTGGAGCCCGAGGAACCGCGGGACGCGTCGCGTCCGCGCACCGTGCTGCTCGTGGACGATGACGAGGTGGTGCGCTACCTGCTCAAGCGCCTGCTGGCGGACGCCTCGCTGCAGTTCCGCGAGGCCACCACGGGCGTGGAGGGCGTGCGTCTGGCCAACCAGCTCCACCCTTCCGCCATCGTGTTGGACCTGTCGCTGCCGGGGATGGATGGCTTCGAGGTCCTGGAGACGCTGCGGCGCGAGCGCACCACGCGCGACATCCCCGTCATCATCCACACCAGCCGTTCGTTGACCGAGCAGGAGCGTGGACGCCTGCTCCCCCACGTCATGGGTATCCTCTCCAAGAGCGGACTCACCCGGGACGCCGCGTTCGACCTTCTGCAACGTGCCCTGTCCGGCCCGGAACGGCGGTCCTGACGCCTCTCTGGAGATCGCCTCGTGCCTCACCGCGAACCCATCCTGCTCAACATCAACGACAACGAAGCGAATCGGTACGCGGTGACGCGCATCCTGCGCGCGTCGGGCTTCCAGGTCGCCGAGGGGGGCACGGGCTCCGAGGCCCTCCATCTCGCCGCCGAGCTGCGCCCGGACCTCATCATCCTCGACGTGAAGCTGCCGGACATCAACGGCATCGAGGTGTGCCGGCGGCTCAAGTCGGATCCCCACACGTCCAACATCGTCGTGATGCACCTGTCGGCCAACTACATCCGCACCGAGAACAAGGTGGAGGGGTTGGAGAGCGGCGCGGATGGCTACCTGACGCAGCCGGTGGACACCGCGGAGCTGCTGGCCACGGTGCGCTCGCTGTTGCGCCTGCGCCGGGCCGAGGAGGACGCGCGCAGCGCGGCCGTGCAGTGGAAGACGACCTTCGACTCGCTGGGCGATGGCGTGTGTCTGCTGGATGGGCGGGGCCGGGTGATGCGCGCCAACCGCTCCTTCGAGTCGCTGTTCGGCGGGAGCGAGGCGGCGGTGCTCGGCCAGTCCTTCGCGGCGCTGATGCGAGAGGCGGCGAGTGGCGAGGCGCTGCCCGCGAGCTGTGGCGAGGCGTTGGACTGCCGCGAGGAGGCCACGGTGTGCCTGGGCTCGCGCTGGTACCGCGTGGCGGCCAACCCCGTGGAGGGTGATGCGGGCCAGGTGACGGGCGCGGTACGCATCCTCACGGACATCACGCCCCACCGGCAGCTCCAGGAGGAGCTGCGCCAGCGCGCCGCGGAGCTGGCGGAGGCGGACCGGCGCAAGGACGAGTTCCTCGCGATGCTGGCGCACGAGCTGCGCAATCCCCTGTCCGCCATCGTCAACTCCCTGCACCTGGCCGAGGCCACCCAGCCCCAGGGCGCCGAGTCCCGGGCCATGCGGGTGTTGGCGCGGCAGAGCCAGCACATGGCGCGCATGGTGGATGACCTGCTGGACGTGTCGCGCTTCAACCGCGGCCACATCGAGCTGCGGCGCGCGTTGGTGGACCTGCGCCAGGTGGTGCAGCACGGCGTGGAGGCGCGCCGTCAGTCGCTGCTGGACAAGGGGTTGCACCTGGAGCTGACGCTGCCGGCCGAGGCGCTGTGGCTGGAGGGAGACGCCACGCGGCTGGAGCAGGTGGTGTCCAACCTGCTGGACAACGCGCGCAAGTACACCCCGGTGGGCGGCCACGTCTTCGTCGGTGTGACGGTGGAGCAGCAGGCCCAGGAGCGCCAGGTGGTGCTGCGCGTGAAGGACACGGGCATCGGCATGAGCGCGGAGCTCCAGTCCCGGGTGTTCGAGCTCTTCGTGCAGGGCGAGCAGCAGTTGGATCGCTCCCGCGGGGGCCTGGGCATCGGGTTGACCCTGGTGCGGCGTCTGGTGGAGCTGCATGGGGGCAGGGTCCGGGCGTACAGCGAGGGCGAGGGCAAGGGCAGCGAGCTCATGGTGACGCTGCCGCTGGCGGCACAGGTGGTGGCCTCCTTGCCCGTCGAGACGCGGATCGCTCCCCCCGAGACGAGCGCGGCGCGGCGGGTGTTGCTGGTGGAGGACAACGAGGACACGCGCGAGGTGCTGCGCGAGCTGCTGGAGATGTGGGGCCACGAGGTGGCGGTGGCCGAGGACGGCTTCCGGGGCGTGGAGCGCTTCCCCGCGCTGCGGCCGCACGTGGCCCTGGTGGACCTGGGCCTGCCGGGCATGGACGGGTTCCAGGTGGCGCGCAGGATCCGCGAGAGCGAGGGCGGCCAGGACGTCTACCTCGTGGCGCTCACGGGCTACAGCGGCGAGCACCGTTCACGCGCGGTGGAGGCGGGCTTCGACCTGCACGTGGTGAAGCCGGTGAAACCGGACGAACTGGAGCGGCTGCTCAACCAGCTCCCGGCGCGCAAGTCCAGGGCCTGAGCCTCCCGCCGATTGGCCATGCCCCCCACGGCCCGACCTGCGCTATGTGGAGGGCCATGGCGATCGAGACGGAATCGGGAGTGACGCTCCCCTTCGAACGTTTCTGGGACTGGATCCTGGATCACACCAACTGCCTCCTCAGTGTCGGCACGGAGGAGTCCTGGCTGTACGACACCGAGGCGCTCCACTGGGTGTTGTTCTCGGAGGACAACGGCACGCCCGTGGTGCAGCTCATCATGGGCAAGCGCCTGGTGGGCGAGATGGTGCTCGACACCACGGACTTGATGCACGTGCAGGTGCTGGCGGACCCGGAGAACGTGGACCGGGGCTACTTCCTCTTCAAGGTGCTCGGCGGGACCAAGTCCGCGCCGCGCGTGCGCTACACCTTCCAGCTCACCCACGGGCTGGAGAACATGCCCACCCAGCACGTGGCC contains:
- a CDS encoding hybrid sensor histidine kinase/response regulator, which produces MPHREPILLNINDNEANRYAVTRILRASGFQVAEGGTGSEALHLAAELRPDLIILDVKLPDINGIEVCRRLKSDPHTSNIVVMHLSANYIRTENKVEGLESGADGYLTQPVDTAELLATVRSLLRLRRAEEDARSAAVQWKTTFDSLGDGVCLLDGRGRVMRANRSFESLFGGSEAAVLGQSFAALMREAASGEALPASCGEALDCREEATVCLGSRWYRVAANPVEGDAGQVTGAVRILTDITPHRQLQEELRQRAAELAEADRRKDEFLAMLAHELRNPLSAIVNSLHLAEATQPQGAESRAMRVLARQSQHMARMVDDLLDVSRFNRGHIELRRALVDLRQVVQHGVEARRQSLLDKGLHLELTLPAEALWLEGDATRLEQVVSNLLDNARKYTPVGGHVFVGVTVEQQAQERQVVLRVKDTGIGMSAELQSRVFELFVQGEQQLDRSRGGLGIGLTLVRRLVELHGGRVRAYSEGEGKGSELMVTLPLAAQVVASLPVETRIAPPETSAARRVLLVEDNEDTREVLRELLEMWGHEVAVAEDGFRGVERFPALRPHVALVDLGLPGMDGFQVARRIRESEGGQDVYLVALTGYSGEHRSRAVEAGFDLHVVKPVKPDELERLLNQLPARKSRA
- a CDS encoding ATP-binding response regulator, producing MSLSLFQSELRTGQDVVNTRQRGRHIAQVLGFEGQDQVRIATAISEVARLAASQANGHIEFLLEESQSPALLVLVRAPSSTEGLVSGVPPAAPRPGPALAPAQRLMDRVSLRMEGEGWLVLELAHRLPRAAPPALVLQSLRSELERQRRSNAVDELSRQNEELLRTLEELHARKAEVDRLNRELEETNRGVVALYAELEEKAEALRRASDMKTRFISNVSHELRTPISSVVNLSRLLLDRLDGPLNDEQEKQVTFIRKSGEALQELIDDLLDLAKIESGRSEVLPTRFSVGELFGSLRGMLRPLKVNEGVALVFDEPKGLPELHTDERKLSQILRNLISNALKFTPRGEVRVSAAPGPRGTVEFSVSDTGVGIAPEDQERIFEEFVQVEGPHQQGVKGTGLGLPLSRRLAELLGGSLLVESQKGQGSTFRAWVALDYTQRQKPLGDDEPVEPEEPRDASRPRTVLLVDDDEVVRYLLKRLLADASLQFREATTGVEGVRLANQLHPSAIVLDLSLPGMDGFEVLETLRRERTTRDIPVIIHTSRSLTEQERGRLLPHVMGILSKSGLTRDAAFDLLQRALSGPERRS
- a CDS encoding anti-sigma regulatory factor, with product MPIRSSQDLVLVRQAVRTWSAELKFSLVEQTKMVTAASELARNTLDYGGGGNVTLQQVQDGIRRGLRLSFEDQGPGIPDIELALRDGYTSGGGMGLGLGGSKRLVNDFEIVSKVGEGTRVTVTRWK
- a CDS encoding ATP-binding SpoIIE family protein phosphatase, with amino-acid sequence MEVSTTALPVTESSQAGHARRTAAALASKLGFNEEAQGKVALVASEAAKNLVAHAREGQLLLRALHAGSHVGVELLALDKGPGMADVDRCMRDGYTTAGTGGSGLGAIRRMSTVFDIYSQPGAGTALLAQLWLSKPPRSEVEVGAVCVPMAGEEVCGDAWSLDTKDGRSVLLVADGLGHGPEAARASRAAVVSFLEQGTPDVTALLKGAHGELRSTRGAAVALTSLRPGDARLDFAGVGNIAASVLSPQGGMQRMVSMNGTLGHQMHRVQSFSYTWSPDSVLVMCSDGLLTQWRVDGSPGLLHRHPSLVAGVLYRDFSRGRDDVTVLVAREAPRSNLP